From a single Dioscorea cayenensis subsp. rotundata cultivar TDr96_F1 unplaced genomic scaffold, TDr96_F1_v2_PseudoChromosome.rev07_lg8_w22 25.fasta BLBR01000478.1, whole genome shotgun sequence genomic region:
- the LOC120254494 gene encoding MDIS1-interacting receptor like kinase 2-like, producing the protein MGLTSFDISYNSLEGPIPENHFFQVAPIKWFTHNKGLCSQVHGLPQCNQSSSASKGDREKYRKVIILIVLPIFGILFLLLLVVAITLLCNKRKKFIANDSGEEVGGFSILNVNHGKGTYKAIIQATENFDNKYQIGAGACSMVYKATLSSGETLAIKKIQKEEGRVNEQAFQNEIQALIEIRHRNIVKFYGFCSTDKFSFLAYKYMERGSLGATLRSEQEALELDWIKRVTIVRDISQALSYLHHDCAPPIIHRDITSNNILLDEEYKACVSDFGISRSLKPNSSHWSFLAGTYGYMAPELAYAMRVTQKCDVYSFGIVALEVIHGTHPGDLLNNLTLSMLVKDILDPRLPLHIENQVITSQVLSVISIAMQCINTDSQARPTMQQVSQRLSSPKSLPASNIYPIEALSLDHLIKIAQTHIDDQAFE; encoded by the exons ATGGGCTTAACATCATTTGACATATCTTATAATTCTTTAGAAGGTCCAATTCCAGAGAATCATTTTTTTCAGGTGGCTCCAATTAAGTGGTTTACCCATAATAAGGGCTTATGCAGTCAAGTGCATGGCTTGCCTCAATGCAATCAATCCTCTTCAGCAAGCAAAGGTGATCGAGAGAAATATCGAAAAGTCATTATCTTGATTGTTCTTCCCATATTTGGCATTTTATTTCTCTTACTCCTAGTAGTTGCAATCACTTTGCTCTgtaacaagagaaaaaaattcatagCAAATGATTCTGGTGAAGAAGTTGGTGGTTTCTCCATTTTGAATGTGAATCATGGGAAAGGAACATACAAAGCGATAATTCAAGCCAcagaaaattttgataataagtATCAGATTGGTGCAGGAGCTTGTAGCATGGTCTATAAAGCTACACTATCTTCAGGAGAAACACTTGCTATTaagaaaattcagaaagaagaaggaagagtgAACGAGCAAGCTttccaaaatgaaatacaagcTTTAATTGAAATTCGACATCGGAATATTGTGAAGTTTTATGGTTTCTGTTCTACTGATAAATTCAGCTTTCttgcatataaatatatggaGAGAGGAAGCCTAGGTGCCACTCTTAGATCTGAACAGGAAGCATTGGAGTTGGATTGGATCAAGAGAGTCACCATTGTACGAGACATTTCTCAAGCTTTATCTTACTTGCATCATGATTGTGCTCCACCTATCATCCATCGAGACATAACAAGCAATAACATTCTTCTGGATGAGGAATACAAGGCTTGTGTTTCAGACTTTGGTATTTCTAGATCGCTAAAACCCAACTCATCACATTGGAGTTTTCTTGCAGGCACATATGGGTACATGGCACCAG AGCTTGCCTATGCAATGAGGGTGACTCAAAAATGTGATGTGTATAGCTTCGGAATTGTAGCACTTGAAGTGATACATGGAACACATCCTGGTGATCTCCTAAACAACTTGACATTGAGTATGTTAGTGAAAGATATACTTGATCCACGTCTTCCACTTCATATAGAAAATCAAGTGATCACAAGCCAAGTGCTTTCAGTGATTTCAATAGCAATGCAGTGCATTAACACTGATTCACAAGCTCGGCCTACAATGCAACAAGTATCTCAAAGGTTGTCTTCTCCAAAGTCTTTGCCAGCATCCAACATCTATCCTATTGAAGCACTTTCCCTTGATCACCTCATAAAGATCGCACAAACACATATTGATGATCAAGCCTTTGAATAA
- the LOC120254495 gene encoding probable leucine-rich repeat receptor-like protein kinase At1g35710 yields MVTASKVESQGRALLQWRPPLKQKTSFTLGRQRILDLNGNHIHGSIPAAISALSKLTTLDLSVNNLRGIIPSELGNLTRISGSIPTSFGKLLNLNLLTISKNFLVGSIPPGFGNLTKIKGLYLWSNRLSGSIPNEIGNLVSLNAFDISDNQITGLIPPSLGSLKKSYRFSDMNWVEPSFPTW; encoded by the exons ATGGTCACTGCTTCAAAGGTTGAATCTCAAGGGAGAGCTCTTCTTCAATGGAGGCCACCCTTGAAACAGAAGACCTCCTTCACACTTGGACGTCAACG AATTCTTGACCTCAATGGCAACCATATACATGGATCCATCCCTGCAGCCATTTCAGCTCTCTCCAAGCTTACCACCCTTGATCTCTCTGTCAACAATCTTAGAGGCATCATTCCATCAGAGCTTGGTAATTTGACAAGA ATAAGTGGCTCCATACCTACTTCTTTTGGAAAGCTTCTAAATCTGAATTTATTAACCATCTCCAAAAATTTCTTAGTTGGTTCTATTCCTCCAGGGTTTGGAAACTTGACCAAAATCAAGGGTTTGTATCTATGGAGCAACAGACTCAGTGGCTCCATTCCTAATGAGATTGGGAATTTAGTGAGTTTAAATGCTTTCGACATATCTGACAACCAAATAACTGGATTAATCCCTCCATCACTTGGAAGTTTGAAAAAGTCTTACAG GTTCAGTGATATGAACTGGGTGGAGCCATCCTTCCCAACTTGGTGA
- the LOC120254496 gene encoding probable leucine-rich repeat receptor-like protein kinase At1g35710, which yields MATASNIESQGRALLQWKATLETHDLLHTWTSKTSPCNWTGITCRYNGHRRATITRIQLKQLGLEGKLEILNFSALPSLRVLNLSDNHVHGSIPAAISALSMITILDLSTNNLTGIVPSKLGNLTRLRTMWLHENQISGSIPPSFGKLLNLNSLAISKNFLVGSIPPVLGNLTKLKFLYLGRNNLIGSIPYAIGNLVNMIDFQISSNQITGPIPYSIGNLTKLQICYLHNNNINGSIPYKIGNLVNLRDFEITNNQITGPIPYSIGNLTKLQKFYLHNNTINGSIPNEIGNLVNLRNFEIPYNQITGLIPQSIGNLTKLQTFYIESNNINGLIPCEIGNLVNLTDFDISFNQITGSIPHSIGNMTKLRTCYLYINNIKGTIPPSLGSLKGLTELTLANNHLFGLLPIEMANLTNLIILDLFNNSFLGTIQPDFAKGGLLQYIGLGHNYFQGSIPMSLKNSTNLVRVRLDKNQFTGDVSQSFGVHPYLVYVDLSFNRLSGTLSPSWGACLNLTSFKISSNRISGQIPREIIQLPMLQMLDISSNNFVGKIPRELGKSSYMFHLNISNNHLTGAIPPEFGDLSFIRKF from the coding sequence ATGGCAACAGCTTCAAATATTGAATCTCAAGGGAGGGCTCTTCTTCAATGGAAGGCCACCCTTGAAACACATGACCTTCTTCACACTTGGACTTCAAAGACCAGTCCATGCAACTGGACTGGAATCACTTGCAGATATAATGGCCATCGCAGAGCAACCATCACCAGGATCCAGTTGAAACAGTTGGGACTAGAAGGGAAGCTTGAGATTCTCAACTTCTCAGCTCTGCCATCACTCAGAGTTCTCAACCTCAGTGACAATCATGTACATGGATCCATCCCTGCAGCCATTTCAGCTCTCTCCATGATCACCATCCTTGATCTCTCTACCAACAATCTTACAGGCATTGTCCCATCGAAGCTTGGTAATTTGACAAGGCTCCGCACCATGTGGCTCCACGAAAATCAGATAAGTGGCTCTATACCTCCTTCTTTTGGAAAGCTTTTGAACCTGAATTCCTTAGCCATCTCCAAAAATTTCTTAGTTGGTTCCATTCCTCCGGTGCTTGGAAACTTGACCAAACTCAAGTTTTTATACTTGGGGAGAAATAACCTCATTGGCTCTATTCCATATGCGATTGGGAATCTAGTGAACATGATTGATTTTCAAATATCTTCCAACCAAATAACTGGTCCCATCCCATATAGTATTGGAAACCTGACCAAGCTTCAAATTTGTTAcctacataataataatataaatggtTCCATTCCTTATAAGATTGGGAATCTAGTAAACTTGAGAGATTTTGAAATAACTAATAACCAAATAACCGGTCCCATCCCATATAGCATTGGAAACCTGACTAAGCTTCAAAAATTTTACCTACATAACAATACCATAAATGGCTCCATTCCTAATGAGATTGGGAACCTAGTAAACttgagaaattttgaaatacCTTATAATCAAATAACAGGTCTCATCCCTCAAAGCATTGGAAACTTAACCAAGCTTCAAACTTTCTACATAGAAAGCAATAACATAAATGGCCTTATTCCTTGTGAAATTGGGAATTTAGTGAACTTAACAGATTTTGATAtatcattcaatcaaataaCTGGTAGCATCCCACATAGCATAGGAAATATGACAAAACTTAGAACTTGTtacctatatataaataacataaaaggCACCATCCCTCCTTCCCTTGGAAGTTTGAAAGGACTCACTGAGTTAACTTTAGCCAACAATCATCTATTTGGTTTATTGCCCATTGAAATGGCAAACCTTACAAATCTAATTATTCTCGATCTATTTAACAATAGCTTTCTTGGTACTATACAACCAGATTTTGCAAAAGGAGGTTTACTTCAATATATTGGTTTGGGACACAATTACTTTCAAGGTTCTATTCCAAtgagtttgaaaaattcaacaaactTAGTAAGGGTCCGGCTTGATAAGAACCAATTCACTGGAGATGTCTCTCAAAGCTTTGGTGTTCATCCATATTTGGTTTATGTTGATCTAAGCTTTAACAGATTGTCTGGCACTTTATCACCGTCTTGGGGAGCATGCCTCAACTTGACAAGCTTTAAAATATCAAGCAATAGAATCAGCGGACAAATACCACGGGAAATCATtcaattgccaatgttacaaaTGCTTGACATCTCTTCCAACAATTTTGTGGGAAAAATTCCAAGGGAGTTGGGTAAGTCATCTTATATGTTTCACTTGAACATAAGCAACAATCATCTCACGGGAGCTATACCACCAGAATTTGGGGATCTATCTTTCATTAGAAAGTTCTAG